In the genome of Hyphobacterium sp. CCMP332, one region contains:
- a CDS encoding YebC/PmpR family DNA-binding transcriptional regulator, with translation MSGHSKWATIKRAKGAKDAKRGKIFTKLIKEIHVATRTGGDDPDANPRLRLAVQNAKAANMPKDNIERAIKKASGVDSEDYIETTYEGYAPNGVAVMVECTTDNNNRTVQNVRSIFNKYGGNLGTNGSVDYLFERKGVFTLNLPENFDEDELTLELIDAGAEDVDFNENMAIVTCAMEDFGQMQKSLDGLNVEIENGELQRIPSTTVELSDEEVSSVIKLIDAMEDDDDVQKVYHNLEISEGQEGLV, from the coding sequence ATGTCAGGACATAGTAAATGGGCAACGATAAAACGAGCCAAAGGTGCTAAGGACGCCAAAAGAGGGAAAATATTTACAAAACTTATAAAAGAAATACACGTGGCCACCAGAACAGGTGGTGATGATCCGGATGCCAATCCAAGATTGCGTTTGGCCGTTCAAAATGCCAAGGCCGCAAACATGCCCAAAGACAATATTGAAAGGGCAATTAAAAAAGCCTCAGGAGTGGATTCTGAGGATTATATTGAAACTACCTATGAAGGATATGCGCCAAACGGGGTAGCCGTAATGGTGGAATGCACAACGGATAACAATAACAGAACTGTACAAAATGTGCGATCCATATTTAATAAGTATGGCGGAAATCTCGGAACCAATGGTTCGGTAGATTATCTATTTGAAAGAAAAGGTGTATTCACTTTAAATCTTCCTGAAAATTTTGATGAAGATGAATTGACCCTGGAATTAATCGACGCCGGTGCTGAAGATGTTGATTTTAATGAAAACATGGCCATAGTCACTTGTGCCATGGAAGATTTTGGACAAATGCAGAAAAGTCTGGACGGATTAAATGTTGAAATTGAAAATGGAGAGCTTCAACGTATTCCAAGCACAACTGTGGAATTGAGCGATGAGGAAGTGAGTTCGGTCATCAAATTAATCGATGCCATGGAAGATGACGACGATGTCCAAAAGGTTTATCATAACCTTGAGATTTCAGAAGGCCAGGAGGGTCTGGTGTAA
- a CDS encoding BamA/TamA family outer membrane protein: MNEIAQFILRKFCFIAFAISLIFITQSKAQSLPDVINDADSIPHPKNFIKTLFSKGFIVTPVIFYTPETEFGGGLVSFYSFRLSRDSVQRPSSIRAALVMTTRGQFVFDVPFMISLVKNKYVLDGKVNLREFPYDYYGIGNNINLDSLESYTYTTVNLELDVLRRLGKGIFLGPRFNYEDYQVPKIEENGLLQNSEVLGKNGGVIFGVGASFLIDRRENIFFPEKGYYFQFNSIYYDPAFGGDFEFYDLEIDARKYFRLKEDMVIATQAYTRNVFQEAPFLRLAQLGGKRIMRGYYEGAYQSNRYIAIQSEFRWIFYKGFGMAAFAGIGAVSESIRDINEDPRFSYGGGLRYRFNKKEKISVRFDYGFGKNTNNFYFTIGEAF, translated from the coding sequence TTGAATGAAATTGCACAATTTATATTGAGAAAATTCTGTTTTATAGCATTTGCCATCAGTTTGATATTTATAACTCAAAGCAAAGCGCAATCGCTTCCTGATGTAATCAATGATGCAGATTCAATACCCCATCCCAAAAATTTCATAAAGACATTGTTCAGCAAGGGTTTTATTGTAACCCCTGTTATTTTTTATACACCCGAAACCGAGTTTGGGGGTGGCTTGGTAAGTTTTTATTCATTTCGTTTGAGTCGCGATTCAGTTCAAAGGCCTTCCAGCATTCGCGCTGCCCTGGTGATGACAACAAGAGGTCAGTTCGTGTTTGATGTACCGTTTATGATTTCACTTGTTAAAAATAAATACGTACTCGACGGAAAAGTCAACCTGAGAGAGTTTCCCTATGATTATTACGGGATTGGGAATAATATCAATCTTGACTCCCTTGAAAGCTATACTTACACTACGGTCAATCTCGAATTGGATGTGTTAAGAAGATTAGGGAAAGGAATATTTCTAGGGCCAAGATTCAACTATGAAGATTACCAGGTCCCAAAGATCGAAGAAAATGGTTTGCTTCAAAATTCGGAGGTGCTCGGCAAAAATGGTGGAGTGATATTCGGTGTTGGCGCTTCTTTTTTAATTGACCGCAGAGAGAATATCTTTTTTCCTGAGAAAGGCTATTATTTTCAATTCAATTCAATTTACTACGATCCGGCTTTTGGAGGTGATTTTGAATTTTACGATCTGGAAATTGACGCCAGAAAATATTTTAGATTAAAGGAAGATATGGTCATTGCCACACAGGCCTATACGAGAAATGTATTTCAGGAAGCACCTTTTTTAAGATTGGCGCAGCTGGGTGGAAAGAGAATCATGCGCGGTTATTATGAAGGGGCCTACCAATCCAATCGCTATATCGCGATTCAATCCGAGTTTAGGTGGATTTTCTATAAGGGTTTTGGCATGGCTGCCTTTGCCGGTATAGGAGCTGTATCTGAAAGCATAAGAGATATCAATGAAGATCCGCGTTTTTCATACGGCGGAGGCCTTCGCTATAGATTTAATAAAAAAGAGAAAATATCAGTGCGATTTGACTACGGTTTTGGTAAAAACACCAACAATTTTTATTTCACAATAGGGGAGGCTTTTTAA
- a CDS encoding ergothioneine biosynthesis protein EgtB, with amino-acid sequence MELTSNKYQITSKRYLEIRNFTKDLCKPLRTEDYVAQPVVDVSPPKWHLAHSTWFFEKFILSEYSADYKIFHKDFNFLFNSYYNTAGDRMIRPSRGTMTRPSVEEILNYRSHVDNHMVKLIDAGIENEELVHFIEVGLNHEQQHQELLVCDIKYILNQAPLYPAYKEAYQKSNLKSRPISYYRFDEGVYEIGFNGDEFAFDNERNKHKVFLQAFSIADRLVNNAEFMEFILEGAYKNPELWLSDGWDWIQNNNITAPLYWFQEGGEWLYFTLYGKQEIDWYAPMTHVSFYEADAFARWKGQRLPNEAEWEIACMDYGDIDKGNFVESNEFKPMADGNNQFYGDCWEWCNSAYLAYPGYKQAKGALGEYNGKFMINQMVLRGGSCATSKSHIRPTYRNFFQPNLQWQFSGIRLAKDI; translated from the coding sequence TTGGAACTTACTTCGAACAAATATCAGATTACTTCCAAAAGATATCTGGAGATCAGAAATTTTACCAAAGACTTGTGCAAGCCATTAAGAACTGAGGATTATGTTGCTCAGCCGGTGGTTGATGTTTCCCCGCCAAAATGGCATTTGGCACATAGCACCTGGTTTTTTGAAAAATTTATACTTTCAGAATATTCAGCGGATTATAAAATATTTCACAAGGATTTTAATTTTCTATTTAACAGCTATTACAATACGGCCGGAGATAGAATGATTCGACCTTCCCGTGGCACCATGACCCGACCAAGTGTTGAAGAAATCCTTAATTATCGTAGCCATGTGGATAATCACATGGTAAAACTGATTGATGCGGGAATCGAGAATGAAGAGCTGGTTCATTTTATTGAAGTCGGACTCAATCATGAACAGCAGCATCAGGAGCTTCTTGTTTGTGATATAAAATATATATTAAATCAGGCCCCACTTTACCCGGCTTACAAGGAGGCTTATCAAAAATCCAATTTAAAATCAAGACCCATCTCCTATTACAGATTTGATGAGGGAGTATATGAAATTGGTTTTAATGGAGATGAATTTGCCTTCGATAATGAAAGAAACAAACACAAGGTATTTCTTCAAGCCTTTAGTATTGCTGACCGTCTTGTCAATAATGCCGAGTTCATGGAATTTATTCTTGAAGGTGCTTATAAAAATCCTGAATTATGGCTTTCTGATGGCTGGGATTGGATTCAAAACAATAATATAACAGCACCGCTATATTGGTTTCAGGAAGGTGGTGAGTGGTTGTATTTTACATTGTATGGCAAACAGGAAATCGATTGGTACGCACCCATGACTCATGTTAGCTTTTATGAAGCGGATGCATTTGCCCGCTGGAAAGGACAAAGATTGCCAAATGAAGCCGAATGGGAAATAGCCTGCATGGATTACGGGGATATAGATAAGGGAAATTTTGTTGAAAGCAATGAATTCAAGCCGATGGCCGATGGGAATAATCAGTTTTACGGAGATTGCTGGGAATGGTGTAACAGTGCATATTTGGCCTATCCGGGTTATAAACAAGCCAAAGGGGCGCTTGGAGAATACAATGGTAAATTTATGATCAATCAAATGGTTTTAAGAGGCGGTTCCTGCGCAACTTCTAAAAGCCACATTCGTCCAACTTACAGAAATTTCTTTCAACCCAATTTGCAATGGCAATTCTCAGGAATCCGACTTGCAAAAGATATTTAA
- the egtD gene encoding L-histidine N(alpha)-methyltransferase yields the protein MANSKEKSTQFAQEVHSGLSDHPKRLPSKYFYNEKGDKLFQAIMASPEYYLTRSEFEIFNSQSEKIAGIFSDQNKTFELIELGAGDGTKTKVLLQNFVKKDLDFTYMPIDISKHVIAYLEKHVKKDIPNIRIKGIVGDYFEKLHDLQINDKNRKVVLFLGSNIGNFRKGKDVEFLRLIAKNLNKGDLLMIGFDLVKDPNIIRRAYNDSQGATREFNLNLLDRINEELDANFQRENFLHYPTYDPVEKQARSYIVSKKDQEVFIGATDRTYSFKAWEFIHTEISQKYSKEDIEHLANASGFKHKEFLFDCKHYYTDAIWEK from the coding sequence ATCGCTAATTCTAAGGAAAAATCAACCCAATTTGCTCAGGAAGTTCATTCCGGCTTATCTGATCATCCAAAAAGACTGCCCTCCAAATATTTTTACAATGAAAAGGGAGATAAATTATTTCAGGCTATAATGGCGAGTCCGGAATATTATCTGACCAGATCCGAATTCGAGATTTTTAATTCCCAAAGTGAAAAAATTGCCGGTATTTTCTCAGATCAGAATAAAACCTTTGAGCTCATTGAACTCGGTGCCGGGGATGGGACGAAAACAAAGGTGCTTCTTCAAAACTTTGTAAAGAAAGATCTTGATTTTACTTATATGCCAATAGATATTTCAAAACATGTTATTGCATATTTAGAAAAACACGTAAAGAAAGATATTCCAAACATTCGAATTAAAGGAATAGTGGGTGATTATTTTGAGAAACTGCATGACTTGCAGATAAATGATAAAAATCGAAAAGTTGTCTTATTTCTAGGATCTAATATTGGCAATTTTAGAAAGGGTAAGGATGTTGAATTTTTACGACTAATAGCCAAAAACCTCAATAAAGGAGATCTTCTGATGATAGGATTTGATTTGGTCAAAGATCCAAATATCATTCGAAGAGCCTATAACGATTCCCAGGGTGCCACCAGAGAATTTAATTTGAATTTATTAGATAGAATAAACGAAGAACTGGATGCAAATTTTCAAAGAGAAAATTTCTTGCATTACCCGACCTATGATCCCGTTGAAAAACAGGCCAGAAGCTATATTGTGAGTAAAAAAGATCAGGAGGTGTTTATAGGAGCAACCGACAGAACCTATTCTTTTAAAGCCTGGGAATTCATACACACAGAAATATCTCAAAAATATAGTAAGGAAGACATTGAACATTTGGCCAATGCTTCGGGATTCAAACACAAAGAGTTTTTATTCGATTGCAAGCATTATTACACGGATGCTATTTGGGAGAAATAG
- a CDS encoding outer membrane lipoprotein-sorting protein, whose amino-acid sequence MKTLNIFFILNLIFCTSGFSQDAKEIIRRVDEKIRGNSSKANMTIEIVRPKWTREMTLTSWSKGDDYSITLINSPARDKGTVFLKRDKEIWNWVPSIDRNIKLPPSMMMQSWMGTDFTNDDLVKQSSIVTDYEHRYLKDSTIEGFTCYVIELIPKPDAPVVWGRIKIWVDKIEYMQMRTEYYDEDEYLVNIMTGSLVKIFDGKKLPSRMEMIPVEKKGQKTVIIYNDLEFDIDISDNFFTTQNMKRL is encoded by the coding sequence ATGAAAACCTTGAACATTTTTTTTATTCTCAACCTAATATTTTGCACATCCGGTTTCTCACAGGATGCCAAAGAAATTATTAGAAGAGTTGATGAAAAAATCCGTGGAAACAGCTCAAAGGCCAACATGACCATAGAAATTGTAAGGCCAAAATGGACCAGGGAAATGACGCTCACCTCTTGGTCCAAAGGCGATGATTATTCAATTACTTTGATCAATTCTCCGGCAAGGGATAAAGGAACGGTTTTTTTAAAACGCGATAAGGAGATTTGGAACTGGGTTCCGTCGATCGACCGAAATATTAAACTCCCGCCCTCCATGATGATGCAATCCTGGATGGGTACCGATTTTACCAATGATGATTTGGTTAAGCAATCCTCGATCGTTACAGATTATGAACACCGTTATTTAAAGGATTCCACTATTGAAGGTTTCACTTGTTATGTCATAGAATTAATTCCAAAACCGGATGCTCCTGTGGTTTGGGGCAGGATCAAAATCTGGGTAGACAAAATAGAATACATGCAGATGAGGACTGAGTATTATGATGAGGATGAATACCTTGTCAATATCATGACGGGCTCATTGGTTAAGATTTTTGACGGCAAAAAACTCCCGTCCCGTATGGAAATGATTCCTGTGGAAAAGAAAGGCCAAAAAACGGTGATTATCTACAATGACCTCGAATTTGATATTGATATATCCGACAACTTTTTCACTACCCAAAATATGAAGAGGTTGTAA
- a CDS encoding ABC transporter permease → MMLYLKLAWRNIWRNKRRTAITLASIFFAVILSSLMMSMKEGTYDNMIKTTAGDFTGFVQVHSKDYWDEKTIDYSFKPGDSLLNILKHYSDNDIFLPRLESFALSATREMTKGVMVIGIDPDLEKQYSQLDQRLSSGDYFNNKDRSILIGNGLADYLELEPNDTLILLGQGFQGVSAAGKYPVKGIVKFGSPELSKQLVFLPLNEAQRLFGADNLINNLVIKTETASRGVELAQVLKSEISEDYEIMHWKELFPDLVDMIKTDRVEGYVFMFILYMVISFGIFGTMLMMMAERRHEFGVLIAVGMKRVKLATVVFIEVFIISVIGSIIGIIGAFPVCYYFVIFPIRYGEDVAKMAEEYGMEPVLYASMDPAIFIQQAIVIAIVAIIIGIYPFVKLLGTKAIDEMNS, encoded by the coding sequence ATGATGCTCTATTTAAAACTGGCCTGGAGAAATATCTGGCGTAATAAACGCAGAACTGCCATTACCCTGGCATCTATCTTTTTTGCTGTCATTCTATCAAGCCTGATGATGAGTATGAAGGAAGGAACTTATGATAATATGATCAAGACTACAGCAGGAGATTTTACCGGTTTTGTTCAGGTGCACAGCAAAGATTACTGGGATGAAAAAACAATAGATTACAGCTTTAAACCTGGAGATTCCTTGCTAAACATTTTGAAGCATTATTCCGACAATGACATTTTCCTTCCACGTCTTGAAAGTTTTGCTCTAAGCGCAACCAGGGAAATGACCAAAGGGGTAATGGTTATAGGAATTGATCCCGATTTGGAAAAGCAATACTCCCAACTGGATCAAAGACTCAGTTCAGGCGATTATTTTAACAATAAAGATCGGTCTATTCTGATTGGAAATGGCCTTGCGGATTATCTGGAATTAGAACCAAATGACACACTCATACTTCTTGGACAGGGTTTTCAAGGTGTAAGTGCTGCAGGAAAATACCCGGTAAAAGGCATCGTGAAATTCGGATCTCCGGAATTGAGCAAGCAATTGGTGTTTCTTCCTTTAAACGAAGCCCAACGATTATTTGGTGCAGATAACTTAATAAACAATCTGGTGATAAAAACTGAAACTGCTTCACGAGGCGTAGAGTTGGCTCAGGTTTTAAAATCAGAGATTTCCGAGGATTATGAGATTATGCATTGGAAGGAGCTTTTCCCGGACCTGGTTGATATGATAAAGACCGATCGTGTTGAAGGCTATGTCTTTATGTTTATCCTCTACATGGTTATTTCTTTTGGAATTTTTGGTACAATGCTGATGATGATGGCTGAAAGAAGACATGAATTTGGGGTTTTAATTGCAGTCGGTATGAAACGCGTGAAGTTAGCCACAGTTGTATTTATTGAAGTATTTATAATTTCTGTAATCGGTTCCATTATTGGAATTATCGGAGCATTTCCGGTATGTTACTACTTTGTGATTTTCCCAATTCGCTACGGAGAGGATGTGGCAAAAATGGCCGAGGAATACGGAATGGAACCGGTCCTTTATGCAAGTATGGACCCCGCTATTTTTATACAGCAGGCCATTGTAATTGCAATCGTGGCAATTATTATTGGTATTTATCCTTTTGTTAAACTACTTGGCACTAAAGCAATTGATGAAATGAACAGCTGA
- a CDS encoding ABC transporter permease: protein MIFNIAWRNIWRSKVRSFVVITAIGLGLWAGIFASAFVEGMMISKVNSVIEMEMSHFQFHVEGFRDDMKAEQIIHNTVEIQNDLSEDANVIQSSARVIALAMLGTANKNGSVKVSGVDPEKEAIVTKLDQKIKEGAYFEGIKRNPIIISREIAETFKVNLRSKMVLTFQDINGEIVAGAFRVAGIYKSNNGQYDKLNVFVKINDMRRLMNMTEEECHEIAVKVNDHDLAETLASKYQKKYFNLEVLPWLDIASGMRYMVEAMDVYLFVLVGIILLALLFSIINTMYMAVLERTREIGMLMSIGMTKGRIFSMIMIETVIMTMIGCPLGLALSWLSISYFGNVGINVNAAVYDDFGFGSTIYPALDASRYVDVAFMVLIMALIAAVFPARKALKLKPVEAIRKI from the coding sequence ATGATTTTCAATATTGCATGGCGAAATATATGGAGAAGTAAAGTTCGAAGTTTTGTTGTAATAACTGCAATCGGACTGGGACTATGGGCTGGAATATTTGCCTCAGCTTTCGTAGAAGGAATGATGATTTCCAAAGTGAATTCTGTCATTGAAATGGAAATGTCTCACTTCCAATTTCATGTGGAAGGTTTTCGCGATGATATGAAAGCCGAACAGATCATTCACAATACCGTGGAAATTCAAAATGACCTGTCAGAAGATGCGAATGTAATTCAGTCCTCGGCAAGAGTTATTGCATTGGCAATGCTGGGTACGGCCAACAAAAACGGTTCGGTAAAAGTATCTGGAGTCGATCCTGAAAAGGAAGCCATTGTCACTAAACTGGATCAGAAAATTAAAGAAGGCGCTTATTTCGAAGGCATTAAAAGGAATCCGATTATAATCAGCCGGGAAATTGCAGAAACATTTAAGGTCAACCTGAGGTCAAAGATGGTGCTCACCTTTCAGGATATAAACGGAGAAATAGTAGCAGGGGCTTTTCGAGTGGCCGGTATTTACAAATCAAATAACGGGCAATACGATAAATTGAATGTCTTTGTGAAAATTAATGACATGCGAAGGCTGATGAACATGACTGAGGAGGAATGCCATGAAATTGCGGTCAAAGTCAATGATCATGACCTGGCCGAAACGTTAGCTTCAAAATATCAAAAAAAATATTTCAATCTGGAGGTGCTTCCATGGCTCGATATTGCATCCGGAATGCGCTATATGGTAGAAGCGATGGATGTATATCTTTTTGTCCTCGTCGGTATCATTTTGCTGGCATTGCTATTTAGTATTATCAACACCATGTATATGGCTGTTTTGGAAAGAACCAGGGAAATAGGGATGCTGATGTCCATTGGTATGACCAAAGGAAGGATTTTCTCGATGATAATGATTGAAACCGTGATCATGACAATGATTGGCTGTCCGCTTGGGTTGGCTTTGTCATGGCTGAGCATTTCATATTTTGGAAATGTCGGTATCAATGTCAATGCCGCCGTATATGATGATTTTGGCTTTGGAAGTACAATTTATCCCGCCCTCGATGCATCGAGGTATGTTGATGTGGCATTTATGGTTTTGATAATGGCATTGATTGCAGCCGTTTTTCCTGCTAGAAAAGCTTTAAAATTAAAACCGGTAGAAGCAATAAGAAAAATATAA
- a CDS encoding ABC transporter ATP-binding protein codes for MAIISTKGLTKIYQGAVPVHALKGVDLVIEEGEFTAVVGPSGSGKTTLLNIIGGLDRPTEGSIKVADTELGQMSENQLIEFRLRNIGFVFQSYNLIPVLTARENTEFIMLLQKTPKEERDERVTSLLKEVGLEDKINKKPLELSGGQQQRVAVARALASKPKFILADEPTANLDSESTNNLLDIMHKLNREENTTFIFSTHDQRVMDKATRIITLEDGQIISDERR; via the coding sequence ATGGCAATAATAAGCACTAAAGGCCTGACAAAAATCTATCAGGGAGCAGTCCCCGTTCATGCATTGAAAGGTGTGGATCTGGTTATTGAAGAAGGTGAATTTACAGCAGTTGTAGGCCCTTCTGGTTCAGGTAAAACTACCTTGTTAAACATTATCGGAGGATTGGACCGGCCGACAGAAGGTAGTATTAAAGTTGCTGATACCGAGCTGGGACAAATGTCGGAAAATCAGCTGATTGAATTTAGATTGAGAAATATTGGATTTGTGTTTCAGTCCTATAACCTTATTCCCGTATTGACTGCAAGGGAAAACACAGAATTTATAATGCTTTTGCAAAAAACCCCTAAAGAAGAAAGAGATGAACGCGTCACTTCATTGCTCAAAGAAGTAGGCCTTGAAGACAAAATAAACAAAAAACCTCTTGAGCTTTCCGGAGGCCAACAACAAAGGGTGGCCGTGGCAAGAGCTCTGGCTTCAAAACCAAAGTTTATTCTTGCCGATGAGCCTACCGCCAATCTGGATTCTGAAAGTACGAATAACCTCCTTGACATAATGCATAAACTTAACCGCGAAGAAAATACCACCTTTATTTTCTCAACGCATGATCAAAGGGTTATGGATAAAGCCACAAGAATTATAACGCTGGAAGACGGGCAAATAATCTCAGATGAAAGGCGATAA